A window of Campylobacter lari subsp. lari contains these coding sequences:
- the murC gene encoding UDP-N-acetylmuramate--L-alanine ligase — protein MKKIHFIGIGGIGISALARFLKEQGYEISGSDIKESKITKELEKEGINIKIPHHKDNVKNVDLVVYSAAIKEDNEELLSAKEQNISTLSRKEALPMILKDKRVFAVAGAHGKSTTSSILASLIEASVIIGAVLKESGTNMLYKESENLIFEADESDSSFLNSNPYLAIVTNVEAEHLDHYGNDLAKLHKAYEDFLNLSKIQVINTQDEFLASLNLNNAKKLYPDKDIKNICMSVENFKPKINFELKNYGKFSVCGMGEHVALDASLAILAASEFLNIEQIRANLQNYQGIKKRFDILFANENMALIDDYGHHPTEIKTTLKAASEYAKLAGYKKITAIFEPHRYTRLSANIEYFAKVFSCVDDLYILPVYAAGEAKIDINMQKYFPKAKFIQDIKREQNAIYLDDILINDGLVIGFGAGDISAKLRGIYV, from the coding sequence TTGAAAAAAATTCATTTTATAGGTATAGGTGGTATAGGAATTTCAGCTTTGGCTAGATTTTTAAAAGAACAAGGCTATGAAATTAGCGGTTCTGATATAAAAGAAAGCAAAATCACAAAAGAATTAGAAAAAGAAGGAATCAACATAAAAATTCCACATCATAAAGATAATGTTAAAAATGTGGATTTAGTGGTGTATTCAGCAGCTATTAAAGAAGATAACGAAGAATTATTAAGCGCAAAAGAACAAAACATTTCTACTCTTTCAAGAAAAGAAGCCTTGCCTATGATTTTAAAAGATAAAAGAGTTTTTGCAGTTGCAGGAGCTCATGGAAAAAGCACCACTTCAAGCATTTTAGCAAGTTTGATAGAAGCTTCTGTTATCATTGGTGCGGTTTTAAAAGAAAGTGGAACTAATATGCTTTATAAAGAAAGTGAAAATCTTATCTTTGAAGCTGATGAGAGTGATAGTTCTTTTTTAAATTCAAATCCTTATTTAGCTATAGTTACTAATGTTGAAGCTGAGCATTTAGATCATTATGGAAACGATCTTGCAAAATTACACAAAGCTTATGAGGATTTTTTAAATTTATCTAAAATTCAAGTAATCAATACTCAAGATGAATTTTTGGCAAGTTTAAATTTAAATAATGCCAAAAAGCTTTATCCTGATAAAGATATAAAAAATATTTGCATGAGTGTAGAAAATTTCAAACCAAAGATAAATTTTGAATTAAAAAATTATGGAAAATTTAGTGTTTGTGGTATGGGAGAGCATGTAGCACTTGATGCATCTTTGGCTATTTTGGCTGCTAGTGAATTTTTAAATATAGAACAAATTAGAGCAAATTTACAAAACTATCAAGGTATTAAAAAAAGATTTGATATTTTATTTGCTAATGAAAATATGGCTTTAATTGATGATTATGGTCATCATCCAACAGAAATTAAAACCACATTAAAAGCAGCTAGTGAGTATGCAAAATTAGCTGGATATAAAAAAATCACAGCGATTTTTGAGCCACATCGTTATACGCGCTTGAGTGCAAATATAGAGTATTTTGCTAAGGTATTTTCTTGCGTTGATGATTTATATATTTTACCTGTATATGCAGCAGGGGAAGCAAAGATAGATATAAACATGCAAAAATATTTTCCAAAAGCTAAATTTATACAAGATATTAAGCGAGAGCAAAATGCTATTTATCTTGATGATATTTTGATAAATGATGGTTTGGTGATTGGTTTTGGTGCAGGGGATATTAGCGCAAAACTTCGAGGAATATATGTTTAA
- a CDS encoding carbon-nitrogen hydrolase family protein — protein MSSIVALQFPTLALSESRLDYYLKAAKESGANLVVLGEYVLNSFFSELKTMPKSMIKEQSESKKESLIKLSKKYDLTIIAPLISAENDGFKKICIKVNPQGIKNYEQQILMPYAHWNEEKFFNNKKTDKLKLFTFTHEGLKCALLFGFEAHFDIFWQMIMKKKIDLVIIPTASTFDSNQRWLELLKTRAFLNSTNILRVNRIGNLKQENEWKFYGDSFFIDAFGEVQEQLGDQEEMLVVEVSKANEARNLWGFEKIIKDKEIN, from the coding sequence ATGAGTAGCATTGTAGCTTTGCAATTTCCCACTTTAGCTTTAAGTGAATCAAGGCTTGATTATTATCTAAAAGCAGCTAAGGAAAGTGGTGCGAATTTGGTGGTTTTGGGTGAGTATGTTTTAAATAGTTTTTTTAGTGAATTAAAAACCATGCCAAAAAGCATGATAAAAGAACAAAGTGAGAGTAAAAAAGAAAGTTTGATCAAGCTTTCTAAAAAATATGATTTAACCATTATAGCGCCTTTAATAAGTGCTGAAAATGATGGTTTTAAAAAAATATGCATTAAGGTAAATCCTCAAGGCATTAAAAATTACGAGCAACAAATTCTAATGCCTTATGCACATTGGAATGAAGAAAAATTTTTTAACAATAAAAAAACTGATAAGCTTAAACTTTTTACTTTTACGCATGAGGGCTTAAAATGTGCTTTGCTTTTTGGTTTTGAAGCGCATTTTGATATCTTTTGGCAAATGATCATGAAAAAAAAGATAGATTTAGTCATCATTCCTACAGCTAGCACTTTTGATAGTAATCAAAGATGGTTAGAATTACTAAAAACAAGAGCTTTTTTAAATTCTACTAATATTTTAAGAGTAAATCGCATAGGAAATTTAAAACAAGAAAATGAGTGGAAATTTTATGGAGATAGCTTTTTTATAGACGCTTTTGGAGAAGTGCAAGAACAACTTGGCGATCAAGAAGAAATGCTTGTAGTAGAGGTATCTAAAGCAAATGAAGCTAGAAATTTATGGGGCTTTGAAAAGATAATTAAAGATAAAGAAATTAACTAA
- a CDS encoding exodeoxyribonuclease VII small subunit, whose protein sequence is MEFEDYVKQAEESLEKLNDKDLKLQTCVEIYKDGLKNIQAARELLEKAKLEIEQIDE, encoded by the coding sequence ATGGAATTTGAAGATTATGTAAAACAAGCTGAGGAATCTTTGGAAAAATTAAACGATAAAGATTTAAAACTTCAAACTTGCGTGGAAATTTATAAAGATGGTTTAAAGAATATCCAAGCAGCAAGAGAGCTTTTAGAAAAAGCTAAATTAGAAATAGAGCAAATTGATGAGTAG
- the guaB gene encoding IMP dehydrogenase produces the protein MKIIKRALTFEDVLLVPQYSEVLPKEVDIKTKLTKNITLNMPLISAAMDTVTEHRAAIMMARLGGIGVIHKNMDIASQVREIKRVKKSESGVIIDPIYIGAKASVKEALELMAEYRISGVPVVDENKTLIGILTNRDLRFETNFDNLVENVMTKMPLITAKKGSTLDDAERIFSTNKVEKLPIVDENNHLEGLITIKDLKKRKEYPNSNKDSYGRLRVAAAVGVGQLDRVRALVDAEVDVIVMDSAHGHSKGIIDTLKAIKAEFSVDVIVGNVASAKAVKDLCEAGADAIKIGIGPGSICTTRIVSGVGVPQISAIDECAIEASKYGVPVIADGGIKYSGDIAKAIAAGASSVMIGSLLAGTDESPGELFTYQGRQYKSYRGMGSLGAMQKGSSDRYFQEGTAQDKLVPEGIEGRVPYVGSIKNVVHQLLGGLRSSMGYVGAPSIKDFQERAEFVEITAAGLKESHVHDVTITAEAPNYKVSN, from the coding sequence ATGAAAATCATCAAACGCGCTTTGACTTTTGAGGATGTTTTGCTAGTTCCTCAATATTCTGAGGTTTTACCTAAAGAAGTAGATATAAAAACAAAACTTACTAAAAATATTACTTTAAACATGCCTTTAATTTCAGCTGCTATGGATACAGTAACTGAACACAGAGCTGCTATCATGATGGCAAGGCTTGGTGGTATAGGAGTTATCCATAAAAATATGGATATAGCCTCACAAGTTAGAGAGATAAAAAGAGTTAAAAAAAGTGAAAGTGGGGTGATCATTGATCCTATTTATATAGGGGCTAAAGCAAGTGTAAAAGAAGCATTAGAACTCATGGCAGAATATAGAATTTCAGGCGTTCCTGTAGTAGATGAGAATAAAACTCTAATAGGAATTTTAACCAATCGTGATTTAAGATTTGAAACAAATTTTGATAATTTAGTTGAAAATGTAATGACAAAAATGCCTTTAATTACAGCTAAAAAAGGCTCTACTTTAGATGATGCTGAAAGAATTTTTTCTACTAATAAAGTCGAAAAGCTTCCAATTGTTGATGAAAATAATCATTTAGAGGGTTTAATCACCATAAAAGATCTTAAAAAACGCAAAGAATATCCAAATTCAAATAAAGATTCTTATGGAAGATTAAGAGTGGCTGCAGCAGTTGGTGTAGGACAGCTTGATCGTGTAAGAGCTTTGGTAGATGCTGAAGTAGATGTTATAGTGATGGATAGTGCGCATGGGCATTCTAAAGGGATTATTGATACATTAAAAGCTATTAAGGCTGAATTTAGTGTTGATGTTATAGTAGGAAATGTTGCAAGTGCTAAGGCTGTAAAAGATTTATGTGAAGCAGGAGCTGATGCTATTAAAATAGGCATAGGGCCAGGTAGTATTTGCACTACACGCATTGTTTCAGGTGTAGGTGTGCCTCAAATTTCAGCCATAGATGAATGTGCTATAGAAGCAAGTAAATACGGCGTGCCAGTTATCGCTGATGGTGGTATAAAATATTCAGGCGATATTGCAAAAGCTATCGCAGCAGGTGCAAGCAGTGTGATGATAGGATCGCTTCTAGCAGGAACTGATGAAAGCCCAGGGGAACTTTTTACCTATCAAGGAAGACAATATAAATCTTATCGTGGCATGGGAAGCTTGGGTGCTATGCAAAAAGGAAGTTCTGATAGATATTTTCAAGAAGGCACTGCCCAAGATAAATTAGTGCCTGAGGGCATTGAAGGTAGGGTGCCTTATGTAGGAAGTATAAAAAATGTAGTACATCAATTACTAGGCGGACTTAGATCTTCTATGGGTTATGTGGGTGCTCCTAGTATAAAAGATTTTCAAGAAAGGGCTGAATTTGTAGAAATTACCGCAGCTGGTTTAAAAGAAAGTCATGTACATGATGTTACTATAACTGCTGAAGCTCCAAATTATAAAGTGAGTAATTAA
- the gatA gene encoding Asp-tRNA(Asn)/Glu-tRNA(Gln) amidotransferase subunit GatA: MVTLEEALKFSKEEIINLKKELNQKAKEQKHLGAYVEQFLDKDLSESGDGVPVAIKDNISVKDWELTCASKILQGYVAPYDASVITNLRKNNLSPFGRCNMDEFAMGSTSATSFYGKTLNPHDNTKVPGGSSGGSAAAVASGLAIASLGSDTGGSVRQPAAFCGCVGFKPSYGRVSRYGLAAYSSSLDQIGVLTQNVKDAAILYDVIAGYDEKDSTSANIAFEPTAPKLNANKKLKIAVIKNYIDQTNDDVKQALLKTIDMLKANGYEIVYKDLMDSTFDVAAYYIIAAAEASANLSRYDGVRYGRRSEKCDNLSQMYINSRSEGFGEEVKRRILLGTFVLSSGYYDAYYIKAQKARRFIKQKYEEILNDCDLIFMPVAPSVAFGLNDVKTPIQMYLEDVFTISVNLAGLGGISVPVGKNENGLNISAQLICKAYDEQTLLDGALSLEEIIKNK; this comes from the coding sequence ATGGTAACTTTAGAAGAAGCTTTGAAATTTTCAAAAGAAGAGATAATAAATTTAAAAAAAGAATTAAATCAAAAAGCAAAAGAGCAAAAACATCTTGGTGCTTATGTTGAGCAATTTTTAGATAAAGATCTAAGTGAAAGTGGCGATGGAGTGCCTGTTGCTATAAAAGATAATATTAGTGTAAAAGATTGGGAATTAACTTGTGCTTCTAAGATTTTGCAAGGTTATGTAGCTCCATATGATGCAAGCGTTATAACCAATTTACGCAAAAACAACCTTTCTCCTTTTGGAAGATGTAATATGGATGAATTTGCCATGGGAAGCACTAGTGCGACTTCATTTTATGGTAAAACCTTAAATCCACATGATAACACAAAAGTTCCAGGTGGAAGTAGCGGGGGAAGTGCAGCAGCTGTTGCTAGTGGTTTGGCGATTGCAAGTTTGGGTTCTGATACTGGTGGTTCAGTTAGACAACCTGCTGCTTTTTGTGGATGTGTTGGGTTTAAGCCAAGTTATGGAAGAGTTAGTAGATATGGTTTGGCTGCATATTCTTCAAGCCTTGATCAAATAGGGGTTTTAACGCAAAATGTTAAAGACGCGGCTATTTTATATGATGTTATAGCTGGATATGATGAAAAAGATAGCACAAGTGCAAACATAGCTTTTGAGCCAACTGCGCCAAAACTAAATGCAAATAAAAAGCTAAAAATAGCTGTAATTAAAAATTATATAGATCAGACTAATGATGATGTAAAACAAGCTTTATTAAAAACCATAGATATGTTAAAAGCAAATGGGTATGAGATTGTTTATAAAGATTTGATGGATTCTACATTTGATGTTGCAGCTTATTATATCATAGCAGCAGCTGAAGCAAGCGCAAATTTAAGCCGTTATGATGGTGTAAGATATGGTAGAAGAAGCGAAAAATGTGACAATCTTAGCCAAATGTATATAAATAGCAGAAGTGAAGGTTTTGGAGAAGAAGTAAAAAGAAGAATTTTATTAGGAACCTTTGTTTTAAGTAGTGGCTATTATGATGCATATTACATTAAAGCACAAAAGGCTAGAAGATTTATTAAACAAAAATATGAAGAGATTTTAAATGATTGTGATTTGATTTTTATGCCAGTTGCTCCAAGTGTTGCTTTTGGGCTTAATGATGTTAAAACTCCTATTCAAATGTATTTAGAAGATGTATTTACTATTTCAGTGAATTTAGCAGGACTTGGCGGTATTAGCGTGCCAGTAGGAAAAAACGAAAATGGGCTTAATATTTCTGCTCAGCTTATATGTAAAGCTTATGATGAGCAAACTTTATTAGATGGTGCTTTGAGCTTGGAAGAAATTATCAAAAACAAATAA
- the ileS gene encoding isoleucine--tRNA ligase, which yields MDYKDTLLLPNTTFAMRANLAELEPKRFDKWFENNYAYEKMKQKRQGVSESFTLHDGPPYANGHLHIGHALNKILKDIIIKMHYFQGKKVRFTPGWDCHGLPIEQQVEVKLKDKKQNLSKKQIRELCREHAREFVNIQRDEFKSLGVIADWDEPYLTMKNAFEADIYKALCKIAKKGLLLERSKPVFWSWAAKSALAEAEVEYEEKEDYSIYVAFNLDEASCKKLGVENAKAVIWTTTPWTLPANQAISLNPNEKYIITKEGYIFAKALLENMINKNFTQGEIQKELLGSEFENLSAINPLNQRKSTLILGEHVLMDGGTGLVHTAPGHGEDDYYVCLKYNIEVIMPVDDGGCYDETLRAKGLLPEHLLNEFIGLHIFKANERILELLGKNLLESSKFTHSYPFCWRTHKPVIYRATKQWFILMDEKKLDGKSLRELALEQLNSVKFYPESGVKRLSSMIENRPDWCISRQRDWGVPIAFFRDKKSQEVVFDDDVLDHLVEIFEANGADAWWDLEIKDLLPPNSKYDPNNLEKVYDILDVWFDSGSTWEAVLNSKRYDAGEYQASMYLEGSDQHRGWFQSSLLISTAINHKTPYKNILTHGFTVDEKGQKMSKSKGNVILPQNVAKNYGVEILRLWIMLSDYSTDLKISDNILKQVSEQYRKIRNTIRFLLANTNDIEFVETKNFTLLDKWILMRAKMAFEICENAFEKYEFSKGFSVLLNFLSADLSGIYLDICKDRLYCNAKDDSKRVSAQSAMVLIARKLFALLAPSLTYTIDEALEHANVAIKENAKDVFDLLNKQGFEYEYKIEDELFIKSREKFFEIIDGLKKDKIIKSTLELSLQTSANELLSEDLEEIADWFMVSVVESIDEQKALAEFKIDNIGFKIVKSSLNKCPRCWKFLAKEDGCLCPRCNGVEKAKNV from the coding sequence ATGGATTATAAAGATACGCTATTGCTTCCAAATACGACTTTTGCAATGCGTGCAAATTTAGCAGAGCTTGAGCCTAAGCGTTTTGATAAATGGTTTGAAAATAACTATGCTTATGAGAAAATGAAACAAAAAAGACAAGGAGTAAGTGAGAGTTTTACTCTGCATGATGGCCCTCCTTATGCTAATGGGCATTTGCATATTGGCCATGCTTTAAATAAAATTTTAAAAGATATCATCATAAAAATGCATTATTTTCAAGGTAAAAAAGTGCGTTTTACTCCAGGTTGGGATTGTCATGGTTTGCCAATAGAACAGCAAGTTGAAGTAAAATTAAAAGATAAAAAACAAAATTTAAGCAAAAAGCAAATTCGCGAGCTTTGTAGAGAGCATGCAAGAGAATTTGTAAATATCCAAAGAGATGAATTTAAATCCTTAGGTGTGATTGCTGATTGGGATGAGCCATACTTGACTATGAAAAATGCTTTTGAAGCAGATATTTACAAAGCTTTATGTAAAATCGCTAAAAAAGGACTTTTGCTTGAAAGAAGTAAACCTGTTTTTTGGAGCTGGGCTGCTAAAAGTGCATTAGCAGAAGCTGAAGTAGAGTATGAAGAAAAAGAAGATTATTCTATATATGTAGCTTTTAATTTAGATGAGGCATCTTGTAAAAAACTTGGCGTTGAAAATGCAAAAGCTGTTATTTGGACTACTACGCCTTGGACTTTACCGGCAAATCAAGCTATATCTTTAAATCCAAATGAAAAATATATCATCACTAAAGAAGGTTATATCTTTGCTAAGGCTTTACTTGAAAATATGATCAATAAAAATTTCACTCAAGGTGAAATTCAAAAAGAGCTTTTAGGCTCTGAGTTTGAAAATTTAAGTGCTATTAATCCGCTAAATCAAAGAAAATCCACTCTTATTTTAGGCGAGCATGTATTAATGGATGGTGGAACAGGGCTTGTGCATACTGCACCTGGGCATGGGGAAGATGATTATTATGTGTGTTTGAAATATAATATCGAAGTGATTATGCCTGTGGATGATGGTGGGTGTTATGATGAAACGCTAAGAGCTAAAGGACTTTTGCCTGAGCATTTGCTAAATGAATTTATAGGACTTCATATTTTTAAAGCAAATGAGCGAATTTTAGAATTACTTGGAAAAAATTTGCTTGAAAGTTCTAAATTTACACATTCTTATCCATTTTGTTGGAGAACTCATAAACCTGTTATTTATAGAGCTACAAAGCAATGGTTTATCTTAATGGATGAGAAAAAATTAGATGGAAAATCTTTAAGAGAGCTAGCGTTAGAGCAACTAAATAGCGTGAAATTTTACCCAGAAAGTGGGGTAAAAAGACTTAGTTCTATGATAGAAAATCGCCCTGATTGGTGTATATCAAGACAAAGAGATTGGGGTGTGCCTATAGCATTTTTTAGAGATAAAAAATCACAAGAGGTGGTTTTTGATGATGATGTTTTAGATCATTTGGTGGAAATTTTTGAAGCAAATGGAGCTGATGCTTGGTGGGATTTAGAAATAAAAGATTTATTGCCGCCAAATAGCAAATATGACCCAAATAATTTAGAAAAAGTTTATGATATCTTAGATGTTTGGTTTGATAGTGGAAGCACTTGGGAAGCGGTGCTAAATTCAAAAAGATATGACGCAGGGGAGTATCAAGCTTCTATGTATCTTGAAGGAAGTGATCAGCACCGCGGATGGTTTCAAAGCTCGCTTTTAATTTCTACAGCAATCAATCACAAAACCCCATATAAAAACATACTTACTCATGGATTTACCGTTGATGAAAAGGGTCAAAAAATGAGTAAATCAAAAGGCAATGTGATCTTGCCTCAAAATGTTGCTAAAAATTATGGGGTAGAAATTTTAAGACTTTGGATAATGCTTAGTGATTATTCAACGGATTTAAAAATTTCAGATAATATCTTAAAACAAGTAAGCGAGCAGTATAGAAAGATAAGAAATACCATAAGATTTTTACTTGCAAATACCAATGATATAGAATTTGTAGAAACTAAAAATTTCACACTTTTAGACAAGTGGATCTTAATGCGTGCTAAAATGGCTTTTGAAATTTGTGAAAATGCTTTTGAAAAATACGAATTTTCAAAAGGCTTTAGCGTGCTTTTAAATTTTTTAAGTGCTGATTTAAGTGGAATTTATCTTGATATTTGTAAGGATAGATTGTATTGTAATGCAAAAGATGATAGCAAAAGAGTAAGCGCACAAAGTGCAATGGTGTTAATTGCTAGAAAGCTTTTTGCACTTTTGGCTCCAAGTTTGACTTATACTATAGATGAAGCCTTAGAGCATGCAAATGTAGCTATAAAAGAAAATGCCAAAGATGTGTTTGACTTGCTAAATAAACAAGGCTTTGAGTATGAGTATAAAATCGAAGATGAATTGTTTATCAAATCAAGAGAGAAATTTTTTGAAATTATTGATGGATTAAAAAAAGATAAAATTATAAAATCTACCTTAGAGCTATCTTTACAAACTAGTGCAAATGAGCTTTTAAGTGAAGATTTAGAAGAAATAGCTGATTGGTTTATGGTAAGTGTTGTAGAAAGCATAGATGAGCAAAAAGCTTTGGCTGAATTTAAGATAGATAATATTGGCTTTAAAATCGTAAAATCTTCTTTAAACAAATGTCCAAGATGTTGGAAATTTTTAGCAAAAGAAGATGGATGTTTGTGTCCAAGATGTAATGGGGTTGAAAAAGCAAAAAATGTTTGA
- a CDS encoding CinA family protein — protein MKHLIIIIGSEIIINENYMHYIQEEYKKQFLELHEIKFINKPDKELPFLLEKLSKEYDYITIFSISEYYATIAKIIATLNDDVLILENDTLVPSKALRDKNSFLSSFEQCHINLLNINIEQKLPSILQNPELDYAYFCLLDIDEMSANILLSTLTASFEIQTSSSALLDNLICIRASASQYGKLEGFLKGVFKLFTGKVFLGNDPIKFIAKKLLEKNLKISFAESCTAGLCASKFAENSGISSVFEGSLITYSNRLKNSWLGVSNDTLESVGEYSDRCIYFMLKGVFKTTNCDFALALSGVAGEENDKNTKAGTIYIGAMYKDGTFLQECIHIQGNRNYTREQASLAAYCLMLKLKPEIFFGV, from the coding sequence ATGAAACATCTTATCATCATTATAGGTAGTGAAATCATCATTAATGAAAATTATATGCATTATATACAAGAAGAATACAAAAAGCAGTTTTTAGAACTTCATGAGATCAAATTTATAAACAAACCTGATAAAGAACTTCCTTTTTTACTTGAAAAACTTTCTAAAGAATATGATTATATAACCATTTTTAGCATTAGCGAATACTATGCGACCATAGCTAAAATCATAGCAACCTTAAATGATGATGTTTTAATCTTAGAAAATGATACTCTAGTACCTTCAAAAGCTTTGCGTGATAAAAATTCCTTTTTAAGCTCTTTTGAGCAATGCCATATTAATTTATTAAACATAAACATAGAACAAAAATTACCTTCGATTTTGCAAAACCCTGAACTTGATTATGCTTATTTTTGTCTTTTAGATATCGATGAAATGAGTGCAAATATCCTACTTAGTACACTTACTGCGTCTTTTGAAATTCAAACTAGCTCAAGTGCATTATTAGATAATCTCATTTGCATTAGAGCAAGCGCTAGTCAGTATGGAAAGCTGGAAGGCTTTTTAAAGGGAGTTTTTAAACTTTTTACAGGCAAAGTATTTTTAGGAAATGATCCTATTAAATTTATAGCCAAAAAACTTTTAGAAAAAAACTTAAAAATTTCCTTTGCAGAAAGCTGTACAGCTGGACTTTGCGCCTCAAAATTTGCTGAAAATTCAGGAATTTCTAGTGTATTTGAGGGTTCTTTGATTACTTATTCTAATCGTTTGAAAAATTCATGGCTTGGGGTGAGCAATGATACTTTAGAGAGTGTTGGAGAATATTCTGATCGTTGTATATATTTTATGCTAAAGGGTGTGTTTAAAACCACAAATTGTGATTTTGCCTTAGCACTTAGCGGGGTAGCTGGAGAAGAAAATGATAAAAACACCAAAGCAGGCACCATCTATATAGGAGCTATGTATAAAGATGGAACCTTTTTACAAGAATGTATTCACATACAAGGCAATAGAAATTACACAAGAGAGCAAGCTAGTTTGGCAGCATATTGTTTAATGCTTAAATTAAAACCTGAAATTTTCTTTGGTGTTTAA
- a CDS encoding TlpA family protein disulfide reductase: protein MVATKSFYCFLALISIFFFSACSNNEFQTLNSNQNYIFKYDGFEKTLKTQNANQAYALFFFTQDCGACNAQIPMLNELYKERNFSILAVLNGAKSKEEAQKILLEKKLDLPLLYEAKASSFLSKAVGGIYGVPVIVFYDEKGKINEKFIGLIPKGILENKIKFLQ, encoded by the coding sequence ATGGTCGCAACTAAAAGCTTCTATTGCTTCTTGGCTTTAATAAGCATTTTTTTCTTTAGTGCATGCTCAAATAACGAATTTCAAACACTAAATTCAAATCAAAACTATATTTTCAAATATGATGGTTTTGAAAAAACCTTAAAAACACAAAATGCAAATCAAGCTTATGCTTTATTTTTTTTCACACAAGATTGTGGTGCATGTAATGCGCAAATTCCGATGTTAAATGAACTTTACAAAGAAAGAAATTTTTCTATTTTAGCGGTGTTAAATGGAGCTAAATCAAAAGAGGAAGCCCAAAAAATTCTTTTGGAAAAAAAGCTAGATTTGCCACTTTTATATGAAGCTAAGGCAAGTTCATTTTTGTCTAAAGCTGTGGGTGGAATTTATGGTGTGCCTGTGATAGTTTTTTATGATGAAAAAGGTAAAATAAATGAAAAATTTATCGGACTTATCCCAAAAGGTATTTTAGAAAATAAAATTAAATTTTTGCAATAA
- a CDS encoding TlpA family protein disulfide reductase: MKIKNIILACLCLVFLSACFENNNKNGGKIGLKAPEIAAKNLQGEKIKLADFDNLIVLTFVEQGCASCLKDLPLLEKLANEYPKKITILALDSIDKGRDFEEFATKYDYKNITFLQDDLDISWQRFSVFAVPTTFVIKEGVVQDKIIGEKPWSQLKASIASWL, from the coding sequence GTGAAAATTAAAAATATAATTTTAGCTTGTTTATGTTTAGTTTTTTTAAGTGCATGTTTTGAAAACAACAATAAAAATGGTGGCAAAATAGGCCTAAAAGCACCAGAAATCGCAGCTAAAAATTTACAAGGTGAGAAAATCAAGCTAGCTGATTTTGATAATCTTATCGTTTTAACCTTTGTGGAGCAAGGCTGTGCATCTTGTTTAAAAGACTTACCACTTTTAGAAAAACTAGCTAATGAATATCCTAAAAAAATCACTATTTTAGCGCTTGATTCTATAGACAAGGGTAGGGATTTTGAAGAATTTGCTACAAAATATGATTACAAAAATATCACATTTTTACAAGATGATTTAGACATCTCATGGCAAAGATTTAGCGTTTTTGCGGTGCCAACTACTTTTGTCATTAAAGAAGGAGTTGTACAAGATAAAATCATAGGAGAAAAGCCATGGTCGCAACTAAAAGCTTCTATTGCTTCTTGGCTTTAA
- a CDS encoding ABC transporter ATP-binding protein, translating into MKNIIKISNLNRNFNEVKALQNINLEVKQGEWLAIMGPSGSGKSTLLNILSLMDTQSSGEYFLDDKEVGNLSEEEKSVIRREKIGLIFQQFHLIPYLNALENVMLAQFYHSSTEQKDAIMALEKVGLSHRLTHLPSQLSGGEQQRLCIARALVNDPEILLADEPTGNLDEANEKNILELFCKLKQDGKTIVLITHNPDLATFADRTIILSHGVMKSEN; encoded by the coding sequence ATGAAAAATATTATAAAAATTTCAAATTTAAATCGTAATTTTAATGAAGTTAAAGCTTTGCAAAATATCAACCTAGAAGTAAAGCAAGGTGAATGGCTAGCCATCATGGGTCCATCGGGTTCAGGTAAATCAACACTTTTAAATATACTTTCTTTGATGGATACTCAAAGTAGTGGGGAGTATTTTTTAGATGATAAAGAAGTTGGAAATTTAAGCGAAGAAGAAAAAAGCGTGATTAGAAGAGAAAAAATAGGTTTGATTTTTCAGCAATTTCATTTAATACCTTATTTAAATGCTCTAGAAAATGTTATGCTAGCTCAGTTTTATCACTCAAGCACAGAACAAAAAGACGCTATAATGGCACTAGAAAAAGTAGGACTTTCACACAGACTTACGCATTTACCAAGCCAATTAAGTGGCGGGGAGCAACAAAGGCTATGTATAGCAAGAGCTTTAGTGAATGATCCTGAAATTTTATTAGCAGATGAGCCAACTGGAAATTTAGATGAGGCAAATGAAAAAAACATTTTAGAGCTTTTTTGTAAATTAAAACAAGATGGCAAAACCATAGTTTTAATCACTCATAATCCAGATCTAGCTACCTTTGCTGATAGAACTATCATTTTAAGCCATGGAGTGATGAAAAGTGAAAATTAA